GTTCAATCAGGGAAGGACTAAAGTGGGTGAGCCATAGTTCTTCTACCTCTGCCTCTTTAGCAATAACTGCCGCTTCCGAAAAAATCATATGCTTATATGAAATAGCCTTATGCTTTTTTTCATCATCTCCATACATTCCTTCACATATAAAAACATCAGATTTCTTTACAAATTCAACCAATTCCCTACTAGGTCTTGAATCTGTACAATAGGATATTTTTAATCCTCTACGACCATATCCAAGCACCATATCAGGTGTATACAATTTATCCCTTTGTTTTATTTCTTCTCCCTTTTGAAGTTTACTCCAGAAAATCAACGGTACTTTATTTTTTAAGGCCTTCTCCCTATCGAATTTTCTATTTCTCTGTACATCTATTGAATATGCAAAACAAGGTATTCCATGATCTACAGATAATATATTTATATTAAAGTATCCTATTTTTTGAAAATATTTCTCTTTTCCATGAAGTTCAACTAGCTCTATACTATAGGGAAGTACCGGTGCTATTACTTTAAGACCCATAACAATTTTTATCAATCCATAAGGTCCTATTATAGTTATAGGCTCTAATCTTCCTGAATTTGCTATGGTAAGCAGTAGTCCCGGAAGTCCTGCTATATGATCTGCATGAAAATGTGTAAATAAAATCACGTCTATATTTCTAATTTTCCATCCCAATATTTTTAAACTTACCTGAGTACCTTCACCACAGTCTATAAGCAACTTTCTTCCTTGGTAGGAAACTATCATAGCTGTAAGATTTCTGTCCGGTATAGGCATACTTCCTCCACATCCTAACAAGCACACATCCAACATAATTTCCAGTCTATCCTCTCTTTCAACTCAATATTATAATATCCGTCTTATTGTATATTAAACAATTAAAGCTGCAGATATACCTGCAGCTTATGTTACTATGTTACATATTATTAATTTTAACTATTATCCATATATAAAATTTTATAAAAATTAATTTTAAAATCTATGCACTTAATATTAAATCATCAATTTTACAGCCAAGTATTTTTGCAATTACAGCAACTTTTTCAAGGCTCGGATTTTTCTTATCCCCTCTCTCCAGTTCTTCTAAATAAGATTTTGAGATTGAAGTTTTAAATTTGGTATTTCTAGTAATATTTTGGATATCCTGAGTAGTATACCCTAAACTTACTCTTATATCACGAATTTTTTTTCCGTTTAACATAAGAAAACCCCCTAATTTAATATTAACTTTTATGTTTTTAATTATACTACTTTTTAATAGAAAATTACAATTAAATTTTATTTTTAGTTACATCTCAAAATCACATAATTTGTCATCAAGTATTGAATTTTTTTAATATGTGAAGAAGATTGCTGGCCTTTGATGCATTTTCCACAGTAAACATTGCTATGGATTTGTTCTCACTTTCTATTTTTTCTATATTATCTGATATATTTATAGAAGTTTCCGTACACTGATTTGCAGAATCTACTATCGAATCCATTATTTCACTTATTTCTACAGATGAGCTGTTAACATTTTCCGTTAATTCAGAAAATATTTGTATCACAGACTCGAATTTTCTACCATCTTCTTCATATTCATTACTTATGTCTATAACTTTTTCATAGTCTGACAGAATATTATTCTCTATCATCTTTAACATTCCCTCTGCTGAATCCGACAGTTCTACTACAGATAATAAAATATCCTTTACATTGTCCTGTATGGTATTTACCATATCAGAGGACTGTACAGCAAGCTTTCCCACCTCCTCTGCCACTACCATAAATCCTTTTCCATATTCTCCTGCTTTTACAGACTCAATACGGGCATTTAAAGCCAGCAAATTTATATTTTTTGATATATGTTTTATTTTTTCTGCCACTTTTGAAATAGTACTTACAACTTTAACCGCTTCTAATGACTTTTTCAATTTTTCACTGGATTTAATATAATAATCTTCTAAATTACGTTTTGACTCTTCTGTATCCTTTTTAATATTTGCAGCTTTTTCCTTTATACTCTCTATAAGGATCATTCCTCCATTAACTTCTCTTACTATACCACGTATTTTATCTTTTACTTTTGAAATTTTTTCATCTACTCCTTCTATGGAATACAATGTTTGTGATATATTAGAACATATTTCAGAGGATTTATCACATACAAGATTTAGTTCTTTATTGGATTTTTCAAACATTTCATTTACACTATTAGTAACTTTAAGTGTTTGTCTACTTTCTTTTTTTATGCCTTCTATAATATTTTTTATATCCTCCATGGCATAATTTAACGCTGAAGCTGTGTCTCCAAATTCATCTTTTTGTTCAATTTGTATACTATAGTTTAAATTAAATTTAGATAATTCAAGAGCATATTCCCTTATTTTAAATAGAGGTTTTTTTATGCCCCTTGCTATAAGCAGTGCCATAAGAAGCCCTACCACTATAAATATAACAGTTATAAAGATTATTTTGTATTTAAGCACCTGTACTTCATTAAATATCTCTTTTTTATCTATGGTGATTCCAAGATACCAATGTGAATTAGGTATAGGTGAATATGCCATAAACATATCCTTTGTTCCTTCCTTATAGTAGCCTGACCCACTTTTGCCCTTTATCATATTTCCTTCCAGTTCTGCAAGAGAGGTAAGAGATTTATCTTTCTTCGCATTTTTTATGGTATTATCCCCATTTAAAACCAGGGTTAAATTCTTATGAACTACTTTAGTACCCTGTTCATTAATTATAAAACAATACCCACTTTTACCAACTTTCATACTCTGAACAAGTTTATTTAAATTTTCCATACTGATATTTGAAAATAATACTCCCACAACCTTACTGCTATTATCCTTTATAGGAACGGCAACTGCAATTATTTGTTCTCCGTTAACATTAAAATAAGGACCTTCAATTTCCGTATTCCCATTCAATGCATTTCTAAGATATTTTGAATCATTACTTTCTAAATTCATCTGTGTTTTTTCCCCACTTTGGATATAAGTTAGTCCTTTTAAATTCATTACACTAAGACTTGCATAATTTAATGCTTTTGCCCTTTCTTCTAAGACAGGAATTTGAGAAAGAGGATTCATAGACTTTATTTCTTCTCTATTTGCTATTTCAATCATAACTTTAGCTTCCTGATTTAACATGGATGCTATCAATTTAGATGATTCCACCGCTTTATCCTGAAGTGAAGAATCTATACTTTTTTCCATTGTCTTATAGGAACTATAGCAGGCTATTACTCCAAGAACACCACAGATTAATACAACCAATAGAGCTATCTGGGCAATTATCTTCACAACTACACTATTAAAAGACAATAAGCCCAATCTCTTTATTTTAGCTTTTAAAAATGGAGACTGAAATTCTCTTATTTTGCTTATTACAAATGATAAATTAAATTTTTTTATTTTACTTACTATAAAGGGTAACTTAAATTTTTTTATCTTGTTCTTTATGTAATTAGGTAACTCTGATAATTTAAATTGCCTCATTTGAAACACTGCAATTCCCTCCTAATTAAATTCTATATATGAAAAATGCCATTATCTACTATGATAATGTATGAATTTTAACTTATGGTTAAGAAATTGCATTCTTAAATTAAACTTAACTTAGAATTAACCTATGTTTAATTTAAATACTATCATTCTAAAGTTCTAAATTTTTTATCTGCACGTAGATAAAAAGTATTTATGAAAACTTAAATCATCTGTAAGTTCAGGATGAAATGAAGTTACGAGAATATTTTTATATCTTGCAGCAACTACATTGCCTTTTATACTGCATAAACTTTTCACATTACTGCCAAGGTAGGTAATAAAGGGGGCTCTTATAAAAACCAGAGGTATCTTAGAAGATGATATATCAGGAATTAGTGTCTCATAATAAAAACTATCTATTTGACTTCCATATGCATTTCTTCTTACTTTAATATCTATAACCTTAAGATAACTTTTATTTGAATTCTCTATGGAATTTGCAAGTAATATCATACCGGCACAAGTTCCCCAGGTTGGCAGTCCTTTGAGTATTTTTTCTCTTAAAGGTTCAAGCATATCTGTATCCATTAAAAGTTTACCCATAGTAGTACTCTCTCCACCTGGGAGTATAATCCCATCAATATTATTTAATTCATATTTATTCTTTATTTCTACAGGAATAGCTTTAAGTGATTCAATATGATGAATATGTTCTATTACCCCTCCTTGAAATGATAATACTCCTATTCTCATATCCTACCATCCCCGCCCTGCATATTTCTCTTTTAAGTTTTCAATTTCAATTCCAGGCATGGGCTCTCCAATATCTTCTGAAACTTCCTGAATTGTCTTAGGATCATTGTAATAAGTTGTGGCAAGTACAATAGCATGGGCTCTTTTTTCTGGATTTTCAGATTTAAATATTCCCGAGCCTACAAATACACCTTCGGCCCCCAACTGCATCATAAGTGCTGCATCTGCAGGAGTTGCAATTCCACCTGCTGCAAAGTTTACTACAGGAAGTTTTCCATTTTCCCATACATATTTTATTAAATCATAAAGTGCCTGAAATTCTTTTGCAAATGTCATGAGTTCTTCAGGTTTTGCACTTTTAACTTTTCCTATCTCATCTATCATAGTTCTCATATGGGTTACAGCTTCAACTACATTTCCAGTGCCAGCCTCTCCTTTAGTCCTTATCATGGATGCTCCTTCCCCTATTCTTCTAAGTGCTTCTCCCAAATTTCTAGCTCCACATACAAAAGGTACTTCAAAATCCCACTTATTTATGTGATAAAAGCTATCTGCAGGAGTTAAAACCTCACTTTCATCTATAAAATCTATATTTAATTGCTGTAATACCTGAGCTTCTACAAAATGTCCTATTCTAACTTTTGCCATAACAGGTATTGACACCGCCTTTTTTATTTCTTTTATCATTTTAGGATCGGACATTCTTGCAACTCCACCCTGTTTTCTTATATCTGAGGGTACTCTTTCAAGAGCCATAACAGCACAAGCTCCTGCCTTTTCAGCAATAACGGCTTGTTCTTTATTTACCACATCCATTATCACTCCACCTTTTAACATTTGAGCTAAATTTTTATTTATTTCATATTTGTTCATACTATTTTTCCCCCTATAATATTTATTAAGTGATTTAAAATCAGATAATTATATTATATTTTATATATCATATTTGCCAAATGTACCGGTACATTTTAAGATTAATTTAATTTTCTCAAGCTAAAGAGCTTATCCCATAACTGATAAGCTCTTTTAACATTGCTATTAATTACTAATTTGTTTTGTACAATTTTCATCCAATATATATTCTAAGACTTTTCCATCTGTATTTTTCAATTCTAATCCTAACAGCTTAGCAATAGTTGGTCCTTCATCCACTAAACTCATCTCTTCTACAATTACTCCTTTTTTTATCCCCTTGCCTGATGCCATAAATACAGTAGTATAATCAGGCTTAAAAGGAGAATATCCATGGTTGCATAACTTACATCCATTTTCTCTCTGTAAATTCCCCCCATTAAATTCCTCTATCAACTTTCCACAAATCTTATCTTGAAAATAATAGGGAAGTTTTGCCTCAAGCAACAAAGAACACCTCCCATCAGCACCAAATTCTAAAGCTTTTTCCCTGGAATAAATAGCATCTATACATTCATGTACTCTATTGAAATCCTCAATTAACTTTGTAATTTCTTTTAATATTTTAAAATTATTTTCTTTTACGTATAAATACCCACAACCATCACAACTTTTAAATATAGCCTTATAGTCAATTATCTTACCTTTTGAATTGACTTCAATATACCCTCTATCTCTCAAAAGGATATTAAGATTAATTACCTTATTCACATCCAGACTGCTGTGGTCACCTAAAATAATAATAGTACTTTCCTCATATATACCTTTTTCTTTAAGTGCCTGTACTATTTCTCCTATTCTTTTATCATGCCTTTTTAAAGCAAGTTTGGCCTCCTTGGAATTAAAGCCATAATCATGCCTTATGCTATCTAAATCCGTATAATGCACTAAAGTTAAATCCAGCCACTTATTCTCTATAGTATATAATAATGACTGGTGAACAAAATTATCAAGGTTGGGTTGTCTTATACCATCTCTTAAATAACCGAACCTTTTATTTAACTCATATTGAAATAAAGGAGTACCATTTAACAAGGACACCAGAATCTGACTTTTCCAAAACCTATTGGCAAAAATCTCCGGCATATTGTACTGTATTTTTGACTTCGCAGTAACAGGCCACAGCAGTGCTCCTACTTTCATTCCCTTTTCTACAGCCAGGTCATAAAAAGTATCTCCTTTTATATTATCCCTATACCAATACCAATCTGGAGATTTTCTATTAGGCTGAAGCAAAGTATTATTTACTATTCCATGATTTTTAGGATATTTTCCTGTAACAATAGATACATGGGCAGGATAAGTTAATGTAGGATATACACTATACACATTTTTACAGTAGGAAGCTTCAGCTAGAAAGTTTTTAAAATTGGGTAAAGTGCTGATATATTGAAAATCCAAACTAGATAATGCATCTAATGAAATAACATATAAGTATTTTGATATTGCACTCATATAATTTACCCTTTCTTGAATAATAAATTTTTAAATATACAAATTATATCTATATAAGTTTACATAAGCATTAACTTAATGTAAAAATAATTAAACATTACTAAATATATATAATTAATAACATTATAACATCTCTAGAAAGTGTGTAACTGTGTTATAATACCCTTAAATACTATAAAAAGGTGGTTTTTTATATGAAATATGAAGTACTTCATATATTAAAAAAAAATACCCATACATTTGTATCCGGTCAATTAATAAGCGACAAACTGGGTGTAAGCCGTACTGCTGTGTGGAAATACATAAATAATTTAAAAAAAGAAGGCTATATAATAGACTCTTCTTCCAAAAAGGGATATAAATTATTGGAATCTCCAGACATGCTATCTTTTGAAGAAATTGAAAAATACTTAAAAACAAAGTATATAGGTAAAAAAATTGTCTATCTTGAAAGCGTAGATTCTACTAATAATAAAGCAAAAGAGCTGGCCAGTAAAGGTGAAAATCATGGCACTTTAGTCATAGCTGAGGAACAACTAGGAGGCCGCGGAAGGCTGGGAAGAGCATGGTGTTCTCCTAAGTACAAGGGTATATGGCTATCTATAATCTTAAGGCCAGATATAAACCCCATGCAAATACCTAAGCTCACTCAAATAGCCGCCGCTTCCGTAATAGAAAGCTTAAAGGATTTTAAAATAGAAGCAACTATAAAATGGCCTAACGATATAATACTCAATGGTAAAAAAATATGTGGTATTTTAACTGAAATGAATGCCGAAATGAATAAAGTACACTATGTAGTATTAGGGATAGGTATAAATGCCAACTTAGGTGAAGAAGATTTTCAAAAGGATATACTGAGTAAAGCCACATCTATTAAAATAGAGACAGGACTTACTTTAGATAGAAAATCCTTTGTAGGAAATTTAGTAAATAAATTCGAATACTTATATGAAGAATTTGAAAAAACACAAAATATTGAATCTTCTATAAAAATTTGCAGAACCAATTCTGCCGTTATAGGAAAAATTATAAGAATAATTAGAGGGGAAAATGAAACCTTTGCAAAAGCTTTAGATCTAGATAAAAATGGAGGATTAATAGTTCAATATGAAAATGGAACCCGTGAAAATCTTATATCTGGGGAAATTTCTATACGAGGATTAAATGGATATATTTAAAATTTAGTATTTCTATGTTTAAATTAAATCAAAATAGTAAACCATAATATATATTAAAATATCTTCAGGATGTGTTCAATTATGATTTTAATAAAAAATGTAGAAATATTTGCTCCCGAGTCTTTGGGAAAAAAAGACATATTAATATGTTTTGATAAAATAGCCTATATATCTGAAAATACACATATACCCAAAGGAAATTTTCCTGAAATTGAAATAATAGAGGGAAATGGCCTAAAAGCAGCTCCGGGTATAATTGACCTTCACATACATATAAACGGTGCTGGAGGTGAAGGAGGATTTAATACCCGTACCCCCGAGATGAATCTCACAGATTTTACTTTAAATGGCATTACAACCTGTATAGGTCTTTTGGGTACAGACGGAATAACAAGAAATATGGGTGCATTACTGGCAAAATCAAGAGCTCTTGAAATAGAAGGCTTATCTACATACTGCTGGACAGGATGTTATGCAGTACCTACAAGAACCCTTACAGACAGCATAAGAGGAGATATAATACTCGTAGATAAAATAATAGGGGCCGGTGAAATAGCCATTTCAGATCACAGGGGAAGTCATCCTTCTGAAAATGATTTAATACATTTAGCCTGTGAAACCAGAGTAGGTGGACTCATTTCAGACAAATGCGGAATATTACATATGCATGTAGGTGATGGAAAGAATGGATTAAATGCCGTATTTAATTTGATAGATAACTCAAATATACCTTTTGAGAACTTATTGCCTACACACCTTAATAGAAATAGTCTATTACGTAAACAATGTGTAGAATATGTAAAAATCGGTGGTTTTGTGGACATAACCACTGGAATTAAAAATGAAGGAGATGAAGCTGTAAGTGCCTCTCAGCTATACAATACATTACTAAAAGAACATATTTCTCCTTATCACATAACAATGAGTTCTGATGCTGGAGGCAGTATGCCATTCTTTGATGACAAAGGTAATCTAACTAAACTAACCAGAGGTATGCCAAATACAAACATTAACTCAATAAAAGAATCTATAGAGTTGGGTATACCTTTGGAGCTGGCTCTCATTCCCCTTACTTCCTCCCCTGCAAAATTGCTAAAATTGAAAAACAAAGGCAAAATAACTGAAGGCTGTGATGCTGATTTAATTTTATTAGACAATAAATTAAATATTAATACTGTCATAAGCAAAGGGAAAGTAATGGTTCAAAATTACTCCCCCTTAGTTTACGGTACCTTTGAAAATAGTTAAGAGTTGAAAATAATATTCCCCTCTGTAGATATTATAACTTCCCTGTATGAAAGTATAGTTTGTGTTTTCAACATAGCATTTTTAACTGCATTTACAATGCCGCTGCAGCAGGGTACTTCCATTCTGACCACAGTTATACTTTTTAAGTTATTGTTTTTTATAATTTCTATAAATTTATCCTCATAATATTTTATATCATCTAGTTTAGGACATCCTATTACCGTGATGTGGTTCTTTATGAAATCTTTATGGAAATTACCGTAGGCATAAGCGCTACAGTCAGCAGCTACAAGTAAGTTTGCCTCTTTAAGATAGTCTGCATTGCTATTTATAAGTTTTAATTGAACGGGCCATTGATTTAATTCAGATGTACTCTTTAATGCATCTGATATATTCTCTGTATTTTTCACCTTTACTTTATCATCATGGTAATTTCTCTTTATTTTTTTTGCAGCTGTACCCGGACATCCACAGGGCATTGGTTTTTGTTCTTTCAATTTTTTTATTTCTTTAATTCTCTTTGTAACAAGCTCCTCATCATATGCTCTACTTTCCCTTTCAATTATACTTATAGCGCCAGTAGGACACTCAGGAAGGCAGTCTCCCAGTCCATCACAATACTCATCACTTATAAGCTTTGCTTTCCCATTTACCAATTCTATGGCATTTTCATGACATGCCTCTGCACACAAACCGCATCCATTACACTTTTCTTCATTTATATCAACAATTTTTCTTATCATCATATATTCCTCCCTTATCTTGATATGTTCATTATAATAGAATATAATTTTAATATCTGTAACTTACGTTACACGTGTAATAATTAAGTGTAAAAATATTATATCAGATAATGGGAGACTAATATGGAAAACGCTATTAATGCACTAGAGAAATGTGTGCTTACAAAAAATTTTTCTAAAGAATCCATAGAAGATTTTTTAAAAAATATAAATTATACCCTCTCCTCCTACTCTAAAGGAGAAATTATAGCCGTGGAAGAATGGAATTGTTCCAAAATAGGCATAGTTATAAAAGGAAATGTGGAGGTACAAAAAATATTCGCCTCTGGAAAAACTATTACAATAAGCAGGCTGGAAGAAAGTGATATTTTTGGAGAAGTTATAATATTTTCTAACAGGAGCACCTACCCTGCTACCATAGTTTCATCAAATGAATCTATTATAATGTTTATCTCCAAAGAGGATATATTGAACATATTTCCCTTATTTCCTGCATTTTTAAATAACTTCATGACTTTATTATCCGACAAAATATTAATGTTAAATAGAAAACTTAAAAACATATCTTATGAAACTATTCGTCAAAAAATTGCTTTTTATATTTTAGAGGAATATGCCCAGAAAAAAAATTTAAAGATACATTTATCCTATACACGAAAAGAAATGGCAGAACTGCTTGGAATTCCGAGGCCCTCTCTCTCAAGGGAACTTATAAATATGAAAAGGGATAATATAATAGACTTTCATAGAAATAACATTGTAATAAAAGATCTGGAAACTTTAAGAAATTTATTATTTTGACAATTAAAAAGGAAACGAAAAATTTTTCGTTTCCCCTTTAATAATTCATTCTAGCACCATGAATCGCATCCGCATCCACAGCATAATAATAATATTATTATTATTACTACTATTTCTTTTCCGCGTCCATGTCCATATCCACCATCACATCTGCGTGACATAAAGATCCCTCCTTGTTATCCTTAAACACATATTTTAAGTTATCTAACTTATCATCATCTGTTTCATGCCTTATCGCTTTATAAGCCTATAAGGCTAATTGGTGAATTACAAAATCTATTTAATAAAAAGCATGTATCTTTTTATTAAATCTTTTTTACTTCCTTAGTTATTTAAAACATTCTCTTTAGCAAATACTACCGCAATTAGCACCACAACATAATAATAAAAGTATTATTATAACTAGTACTTCTTTTCCACGTCCAAATCCACCGCAACCACTATCATATCTACGACCACATCTTGACATAAAGATCCCTCCTTGTCATCTTTAAAATAATTTATTTAGGTATTCTTTTTTTTCATCATGTGTTCTATACTTCTATAATATTAATCATAAGTATAAATGTTACTTTTATTTTTATTATATAGTGAAGTTATTAATGGCTATACCATTTTTCATAGAATTGATTTATATTAAACTTTTATACAAGATTAATATAACTACTATTTTTAAAAATTTTCACAAAAAATAAACTATAAACAATCGCTTAAATTGTTTATAGTCTGCTTTAACTCTTTTAGGTAAAAACAGCTTGTCTATATATTTCTGTCTGTATTCTAATACTGATAGACTAAGCTTACATTAGCTTTTATTTTATAAAGTCCTGTTTCTATAGTAGTACCTTGTCCTCCAGAGTTTTTTACTGATGATGAATCATAGAAAACAGGATATTCACTAGGAATGCCATTTGAATTCTCTGTTACTGTAGTTAAAGTTGATAGTTTCACATCCAATGTATCAGCTATTGCCTGTGCTTTAGATTTTGCATTTAATATGGCATTTGCCAAGGCTTTATTATAGTATTTTTCATAATCACTAACTCCAAAAGTTACTCCATTTGAGTTATTCGCCCCATTTGCCACCGCAATATCAATTACATTTCCAACTGAAGCTATATTTTTAACTGTAACATTCAAAGTACTATCAACTGTATATCCAATAATTGTACTAGTTCCTGTTTCCTCATTATAATTATATTTAGGGTTAATATAATAATTTGAGGTTTTAATATCCTCAGCTGCTACTCCTGCTGCTTTTATAGCTTCAACAACCTTATTTATTGCAGCAGAGTTGTTTTGTTGGGCTTTGTCTACCGTACTATCTTCTGTAGTTACTCCTAAAGATAAATTAGCAATATCAGGTACTACATTCACTTCACCATCTCCAGTAACATTTATGGTTCTGGTTTCTGCAGCTAATACCTTATAATTGGAAGCTGAAATCGTTCCAAATAAGAAGAGAAACATAACTGTAGACATAAAAATTAATGGCCATTTCCTTTTTAACAAGTTAATACCTTTCAAAGTTAACACTCCTTACATTTTTATATTAATAAATTAAAAATTTATTTCTCTGATATTAAATTCCACATTTCCTTCATTCATGTATAAATCCTCTGATTTTTATCTTTATGCCTTCATAAATTTAGACGATTAAACATAAAATTCCGTTTCAAAAACTTCAAAAAATAGAAGAACTATTACACTAACGATTTAAAAAATCGCTAACGCAATAGCTCTTTTTTACCCATATCCTCACTAATTTTTAATACATTTTTCAATAAATAATTTTATATTATTTTCCTCTTTAGCTCTATTACATCCAATTCTTCCCAGTCTATCACACAACCCAAGTAAAGCTACTTCATAAACATCTCCATATTTCTTCATACCTTTTATGTCTGCAAAAGGCAGCTTATTTAACACAAAAAGTATATGCATATGGTATCTTATCAAATAACAAACTTTATCTATAAATTCAATGTTATTTGTAAACTCAGATAAAAAATCTTTTGAAAGTTCTGCTCCCACTTTATCATGGTCATAAGAGGTTATTTTATTTCCTCTAACTTTTGTGGTAGATGGTTTGCCAATATCATGAAGTAGTGCCGCCCACATAAATGCTGAAACATTCTTACTTTTATTTTTTACTCTGGCCCCCTCATCCACAACCATCAATGTATGGTTCCAAACATTACCTTCTGGATGATATCGCAGTGACTGTTCAGTTCTTTTAAGCTCATATAACATATTAAAAGGATATATTTGAAATTCCTTATAGTTGATTATACTATTTAGATATTTTGATGGTTCTTCATCCTTTAACAGATGATAATTTATCTCTTGAAATAAATTTTTAGAAGGACTCATTTTTGTTCTCTGTATTGTCATTATCTAAATCAAAAACAGCTCTTGCACTTTCTGCTTGAGGATCATGTTTTATATGCTTGGAATGAAATTTTCCATCCTGTCTTTTTTCATTTCTAGTGCTTCTTTTTTTATTTCTCTTGCTCATATCCTTCTCCTTATCTTTTATTATTGGAACCCAATGCCTCTTTTTTTGAATTGTGTGTTTGATTAATATAAGAACCGTTAACCTGAATGGAGTTTTCAAGGTTAGCAAGTTTTTGTTGATCATTTATTGGATTTTCAAATGTTTTATTATCGGAATTTTTATTCTTAGACATACTATCACCTCAAAATTAGTATCCCTAATTTTAATATTTATATTCTGATACTAATATCTCATAAGTCACTCCCATTTTATTAATCTTGGATTTTCATCTATAATGGATTTATACTGTTCTAAACTCCCGTATTTACCTTCAGGATCTGCTCTTAAATACCGGATATACTTAGATTGTCTTAATTCATTGG
This window of the Clostridium kluyveri DSM 555 genome carries:
- a CDS encoding ribonuclease Z, whose translation is MLDVCLLGCGGSMPIPDRNLTAMIVSYQGRKLLIDCGEGTQVSLKILGWKIRNIDVILFTHFHADHIAGLPGLLLTIANSGRLEPITIIGPYGLIKIVMGLKVIAPVLPYSIELVELHGKEKYFQKIGYFNINILSVDHGIPCFAYSIDVQRNRKFDREKALKNKVPLIFWSKLQKGEEIKQRDKLYTPDMVLGYGRRGLKISYCTDSRPSRELVEFVKKSDVFICEGMYGDDEKKHKAISYKHMIFSEAAVIAKEAEVEELWLTHFSPSLIEPQAYIENAKNIFKNTIIGQDRYVKSINFKE
- a CDS encoding helix-turn-helix domain-containing protein, yielding MLNGKKIRDIRVSLGYTTQDIQNITRNTKFKTSISKSYLEELERGDKKNPSLEKVAVIAKILGCKIDDLILSA
- a CDS encoding methyl-accepting chemotaxis protein, producing the protein MRQFKLSELPNYIKNKIKKFKLPFIVSKIKKFNLSFVISKIREFQSPFLKAKIKRLGLLSFNSVVVKIIAQIALLVVLICGVLGVIACYSSYKTMEKSIDSSLQDKAVESSKLIASMLNQEAKVMIEIANREEIKSMNPLSQIPVLEERAKALNYASLSVMNLKGLTYIQSGEKTQMNLESNDSKYLRNALNGNTEIEGPYFNVNGEQIIAVAVPIKDNSSKVVGVLFSNISMENLNKLVQSMKVGKSGYCFIINEQGTKVVHKNLTLVLNGDNTIKNAKKDKSLTSLAELEGNMIKGKSGSGYYKEGTKDMFMAYSPIPNSHWYLGITIDKKEIFNEVQVLKYKIIFITVIFIVVGLLMALLIARGIKKPLFKIREYALELSKFNLNYSIQIEQKDEFGDTASALNYAMEDIKNIIEGIKKESRQTLKVTNSVNEMFEKSNKELNLVCDKSSEICSNISQTLYSIEGVDEKISKVKDKIRGIVREVNGGMILIESIKEKAANIKKDTEESKRNLEDYYIKSSEKLKKSLEAVKVVSTISKVAEKIKHISKNINLLALNARIESVKAGEYGKGFMVVAEEVGKLAVQSSDMVNTIQDNVKDILLSVVELSDSAEGMLKMIENNILSDYEKVIDISNEYEEDGRKFESVIQIFSELTENVNSSSVEISEIMDSIVDSANQCTETSINISDNIEKIESENKSIAMFTVENASKASNLLHILKKFNT
- the pdxT gene encoding pyridoxal 5'-phosphate synthase glutaminase subunit PdxT, with protein sequence MRIGVLSFQGGVIEHIHHIESLKAIPVEIKNKYELNNIDGIILPGGESTTMGKLLMDTDMLEPLREKILKGLPTWGTCAGMILLANSIENSNKSYLKVIDIKVRRNAYGSQIDSFYYETLIPDISSSKIPLVFIRAPFITYLGSNVKSLCSIKGNVVAARYKNILVTSFHPELTDDLSFHKYFLSTCR
- the pdxS gene encoding pyridoxal 5'-phosphate synthase lyase subunit PdxS encodes the protein MNKYEINKNLAQMLKGGVIMDVVNKEQAVIAEKAGACAVMALERVPSDIRKQGGVARMSDPKMIKEIKKAVSIPVMAKVRIGHFVEAQVLQQLNIDFIDESEVLTPADSFYHINKWDFEVPFVCGARNLGEALRRIGEGASMIRTKGEAGTGNVVEAVTHMRTMIDEIGKVKSAKPEELMTFAKEFQALYDLIKYVWENGKLPVVNFAAGGIATPADAALMMQLGAEGVFVGSGIFKSENPEKRAHAIVLATTYYNDPKTIQEVSEDIGEPMPGIEIENLKEKYAGRGW
- a CDS encoding ectonucleotide pyrophosphatase/phosphodiesterase, coding for MSAISKYLYVISLDALSSLDFQYISTLPNFKNFLAEASYCKNVYSVYPTLTYPAHVSIVTGKYPKNHGIVNNTLLQPNRKSPDWYWYRDNIKGDTFYDLAVEKGMKVGALLWPVTAKSKIQYNMPEIFANRFWKSQILVSLLNGTPLFQYELNKRFGYLRDGIRQPNLDNFVHQSLLYTIENKWLDLTLVHYTDLDSIRHDYGFNSKEAKLALKRHDKRIGEIVQALKEKGIYEESTIIILGDHSSLDVNKVINLNILLRDRGYIEVNSKGKIIDYKAIFKSCDGCGYLYVKENNFKILKEITKLIEDFNRVHECIDAIYSREKALEFGADGRCSLLLEAKLPYYFQDKICGKLIEEFNGGNLQRENGCKLCNHGYSPFKPDYTTVFMASGKGIKKGVIVEEMSLVDEGPTIAKLLGLELKNTDGKVLEYILDENCTKQISN